The DNA region ACTGCCCACCCACACTAGCTGACAGCCCTTGCTTACTGATCACCATACCCTGAGGCCTGCCACTCCACATGGCTCACATAGGTTTTCTAGTCTCAATTTGGCAACCTCTCATTTAGCCTTCAAGAACTAGATCAAACACCAACCCTGCAACTTGGATTCCATTCTTCTTGCCCTTGGTTCCCACTGAACTTTGTATAATTGTCTGTCTTCCCACCTAGATGGTGAATTTCTTGAGGGCAGAGACCTCTCTGCACTTAACATGGTGCTTCAAGTCAGCAGACACTCAGCAAATGATGGTTGAATAGCTTATACTTTATTTGGTGTCTAAATATTGTGATTTTTCTCATGTGTATGAGGTATGACTAAGTCTGATATGACTCATTATTTAACAAGCATACCAGAATGTATATATCCAAATGAGGTCTGCTGCCTTCAAAACCATCTCCACATGAGAGTGGACTCTTAAAGTCCAAAGTCCCATCATGTAGTAATATAATGCATTATATTAATTTGTAATAAAAGTTTACAACTTGATTTTTTCAAAGTCCCATCACCTATCCTTGCTTAAAACCCCTTTGGAACACCTCTCTGAGAAGCTACTTCTGCatttaaagcactttttaaaatcagtatgtCCGTGGTAGaagtttttttcattcattcacctttATTACCCATTTCTCTATCCCAGGCACCCAGCTGGTGTTGTGGGAAAGATAAGCTTAATCAGACATTTACTCAGTCTTCAAGGAAGTTTCTGTTTGGTAAAGGAGATAAGATCTGAACAATCACTGCAATACAAGATTAAGTAATAATGCTCCCTAAGAGGTTGGGTTTGATTTTTGGAAAATGCCAAAAGTCCTTTGGTTTCAAGCCTGCCAGCAAGGTGGATGATAGAGCTGAGTGATAACATACTACTTTAAGCCAATTTGTTCTGAAGATCTGCAAACAAGTGTTCAGAGTATTTCCAAAAAGGCACTAACTAAACTCATTTAGCATGTTCACTTAAAATCCTGACTCCAGCTTTGTGGCCTTCtacatatactatatatactgAGCCTACCAGGGTAGGTGCTGAGGTCTTAGTCTTTCTTGTTGGGCACATAAGATGTGTTAGATACAAATTCCTTGAGTTACTGAGCCCATAGAGTGTCTCCTGCCTGTGCCTTCACGAACTTCACAGTGTCCTTTTTTTGCCATGTGGTTTTACCTTGCAGTGACAGTCTTGCGGATCCCCAAGGGACAGAAGAGAACAACTGAAATAATGCCGAGGATGGCAGGTGCGGGGTACTGGGGGCGGatccgggaatagaacccgggagTTCCTGCTTCCTGGTTGCCCGGAGCCAGAGTCCTTTGGTTGGGAGCCGCAGGGAAGGGAGCAGCCCTTCCTGCACGCCGGGCGCGCGCTCCTTTCCCGGCCTTTCTGACTGGCGCGGAGGGACGCCGCCCCGCAGCTGGGGGACCGAGGGTGGCAGCGCGGGAGCCCCGGCCGCCCACGGGACACCCCCATCCCGGATTAAAGCTTCTGGGAGAGGGAATCGAGGGCTCCGCGGGGAGGGGAAGGAACGACAAGGGGCGAGGGGCGGAGGAAAGGAGTCGGAGCTCAGAGATCAAGGGCCGGAGCCAGAAACTGAGGTCAGAGTTGAGGGGTCCGCGCGGCCTGGGCCCCCTCCCCCGCCCGGGACTCTCGCGCCGCCGGCGGCTCCCTCCGCTCCCCCCGCTGGCCCCGCCCCTCTTCAgcagcccccctcccccgcccgccCGCGTCCCAGTCTCCTCCCCGAGGTGCCAGTGGCGAGGCCGCCACTCCctcgctccctccctccctcagctGCGCGCATCTCATACCAGCCCTCATTCCGCACATTCCAGGCTTCCTGCTTTCAAACTTGAGGCCAGGGGGTGGGAGGGCCGGCAGCTCCCGGCTCCCTCGCCGCCGCCGCGTCCCCGCTTCAGGTGAGTGGCGCCCGCGGGCGGCCCCTGGGCCCGTTCGTCCCGCGCGCCGCGTGCTCCCTCCCGGCAGCTCTTTTCTTTTCCGCCGCTCCCGGTTCCCGCCTTGGACCTCTCGCGCTCCTCCCgtccttccctcttctttcttccttccctccttcctgggcgCGCGGCCCCCGGCCCCTCCGCACCGCTGCCCTCCCTTCCGCCCGCTCCCCGAGCCGGGTCCGCTCGCCCGCACTCCCTTCCTTTGGCCGGGTTGACTCACTCCTCCAGGAATAGGGAGCTCCCGTGGTTTCCCGTCAGTCCCAGTCTGGGAAAACTCTCCTCCCTCAGCGCGCGGAGCTTGGAGCTCCGGGGCCGGGCTGCGGCGAAGTTTGTGGGGGCCGCCCGGGGGGTCGCTCGTCTGAAGCGCCTTTCTGTGGGGGCCTCCCGGCAGCCGTGGGGCTCCCTCGCTGACCGCCTCTTCGCCCCCGCAGTGGAACCGCCGGACTCCCGGACCCTCAGCCGAGCCGAGGCTGGAAGAGTTGGCGCTCGGGGCGGACCTGTCGGAACTGACTTAGCGCACCCACTGCGCCTTCCCGCACCCTGGGACCGGTGAGGACCGCGGCCCCGCCGCTCGCAGGGGGCTGAGGAGGAGGGAGGGCGCGCTGGGGCGAACGCCGAGGAGCGGGGAGTTGCAGGACCTCGCCGGAGGGCAGACATCTGGGTCCTGCGCGAGGCGCCCTGTACTGGGATGGGAGTAGGGAGAGAGCGGGCACGTGGACTGTAGGGACGACGGGGGctatgggggtgggggcgggataCGAGCAGGTTGCGGGGAAAGGGAGTCCGGGAAGCTGAAAGGACAACAGGCGCAGCCGCCAACACCGGCCGTGGAGACACCCAGTGCCCACGCCCCTTTTCTCCTGGGCCCTTTTCGGGCCTGGAAGAGATAGGAGCTCTGGAGATAAGCTGTATTGGCTGGTTTAAATGCTAAGATGCCAATAAAAGGTCCTGTCCCCCAGGGAGGGGTTGGGAAGCCTGTCGTGTTCTTTGGTGGAAATTAGTGAATGTGGAGATCAGAACTCCCAAACCTCAAAGGGAACATTTCCCTAACAGGCAAGCCACGGGCGCCACCTCTGTGCACACGTGTGAAGTGGTTCTGGTCAGACTGGGTGGGTATCTCTTGTGAATCCGTGTGGACTTCCAGCTGAGTGTCCCTAGCATTGGATGTAGTGGGGGTGGGTGATAGCTGTTCACATTGGCTCCTCTTGTCTTCCAGTAggcgtgtgtgtttgtgttgaaGGTGACTTGACAGTAGTCTGTGCCTACTTAACAAGGCGTTATCTGTCTGACAGCATTTGTGTCTCGAGTAGGTGTGTGATGCTGTGTCTCTAAGGTTGTGATTCCCTGTGAGGATATTGGGTCTGACTGTGTCTGTCCTCCCTGCATAACCATGGCAAGAGACAGTTGTCTGTGCGCAGGGATAATTTTTGGTTGTTGAAGTGTGGCCCCCAGGCTGTCTTCCCCCTGGACTGGGCAAAGCTGAAAGGAAGCTGTCTACACCTGCCTCTTCCAGGCAGCTGTCTCTCCGAGGAAGAGAGGATTCTGTTCTTGCCTGGAACGGTTTAGAAAATAAGCTGGTGGAAGACTGAAAGAAGTTAAGGCCTTTGCCTTCAGGTGGTTGATAGAAttgggaatgtgtgtgtgtgtgggggtgggctCCCCCAGAAAGATGGAGACATTTTGAATCATGAGACTTGTGAGATAGTGCTTTTAAATTGTCCCCAAGGACAGACAAGAATTGATTTAATTTATACTGCCTGCGCTTCTTTCTACTGGCCTAACTCTCCTTAGAGCCACTAGATAACCAAATGAAGCCTTCATTCTTTACAATTTGTTAGACTAGTCAGGCTTTGCTGTGGGAAGGAGAATGAATAGCTTATTAGGTGAATGCTCTAGTGCCAGCCTGGGAGGAAACGGCTGCCCCTGCTTTTGCTTGGTGACCTTGGGGGAGATACTTCTgggagtctcagtttccccatctcttcctttctgctttatagtaaagtttttttttttttttccatttggggTTTCCCGTTTGAAACATTTTAGAGGAGTGAATTGGGTAGAGAGAAAGTCCAGGAGATGGTCAGAAGTGGCACGGCGTGTGGTGGGGACATGGCATGTGGTGGGGGCCATGGGTAGCCTGGGCATCAGAGGCTTTTCTTCTGTCCCACACAAGATGACATAGGCATAAAGTTTAGAGTTACTTGGAGAGAAGAGGTGAGGAGTGGGGTCTCATCCCTGCTCTTCTGTGCACGCTGGAGAATGCAGAGGGGGTGGGAGCACCTCACCCTCTTGCCTGCTTAGGCCAGGTGTGTGGCTGGGACTGTGAGGGAGTATGGTCTAAAAGCCAAACTGATGGAGTAGAAAAGGTTTGGGTTTGAGATCAG from Tamandua tetradactyla isolate mTamTet1 chromosome 7, mTamTet1.pri, whole genome shotgun sequence includes:
- the LOC143690474 gene encoding uncharacterized protein LOC143690474 — encoded protein: MAAAPLPRPPASQSPPRGASGEAATPSLPPSLSCAHLIPALIPHIPGFLLSNLRPGGGRAGSSRLPRRRRVPASVEPPDSRTLSRAEAGRVGARGGPVGTDLAHPLRLPAPWDRSSGCSSKRSLGGQGRHHYLQRVELSQLPRGEQRLGGQSGIGQAHRQ